CACGAAACGGCAGGGGATTTCGCGGTTCGTATCGATCAGTGGGTGATCGATTCTTTTCGTCCCGAGTGGTTCTCGGAGTGACAACGACGCCGCACTCTGGCAGAACGTTCGCTCGAGAACTGCAGATCTGGCCATCCACAACCGACTTGCAAGTACGGGACGATTCCCGAAATCGATCACAGCACGAGCTTGTAAGACGAATAGTATCTGTTGAACAGTTCCCACAAAAAAGAATTTTACAATTTTAACCTCCAGGAGGTACCCAAATAGATCTTCAATGTACTATTTTGTACTGAACTGGGCAGAGATGTGTGACAAGATCGAGCTGAGGACAGTGGATTTATATACCCCGACAGAAAGATTCCGATCAATGCTACTCTCAGTCGATCGCTCGAACACAGCTACCGCGAAGCCGCTGAGTTACGAGGTAATCACCGCTGTCGCCGAACGAGAGGGTGTCGAACCGACTGAAATCGAGCCGCCGAAGTACGACGCACTCTACGAAGTCGTCAACCCAGAGGCCCTCGATTCTCTGTTTGCGCCGCGCGAGAACGGCGCCCACCGAGCGACCGGACATGTCGAATTC
This DNA window, taken from Natronococcus sp. CG52, encodes the following:
- a CDS encoding HalOD1 output domain-containing protein, coding for MLLSVDRSNTATAKPLSYEVITAVAEREGVEPTEIEPPKYDALYEVVNPEALDSLFAPRENGAHRATGHVEFDYCGYHIVVTSDGEVEVTDHDQQHD